One Lacunisphaera limnophila DNA window includes the following coding sequences:
- a CDS encoding sigma-54-dependent transcriptional regulator codes for MPEAVPVPRILVIDDDNEVRYSLNRVLSSQHYEVEEAPSGEAGVAAVKKQAPDVVLLDNRMTGMSGLETLQHIRAANPKQLIIFMTAFGTAQTAIEAMKFGAFDYVVKPFDPPKLLALVESALRTQADSKSAAGYKPVINTDEHKEGIVGASGAMQQVFKIIGQFAASDASVMITGESGTGKELVARSLHRHSHRAGKPYVAVNCAAIPENLIESELFGHERGSFTGATAQRLGKFEQCDGGTIFLDEIGDMTPTTQTKILRVLQEGDIQRVGGVDTIKVNVRVVAATNKDLEALVREKKFREDLYYRLNVVRVKLPPLRERTEDVPQIVDFFVQNLAKAKKVKARKVAPEALALLNAYPWPGNVRELENVVYRSAVAATGDTILPKDLPDEVREPNASTPVIGESLTPLYDRLAKALRAQHPGEELATLVEAMESRLPEGAAAKAAPKKRAKKTE; via the coding sequence ATGCCCGAAGCCGTTCCAGTCCCCCGCATCCTCGTCATCGATGACGACAACGAGGTGCGCTACTCGTTGAATCGCGTGCTTTCCTCGCAACACTATGAAGTGGAGGAGGCCCCGAGTGGTGAGGCGGGGGTCGCGGCGGTGAAAAAGCAGGCGCCCGACGTGGTGCTGCTCGACAACCGCATGACCGGCATGTCCGGCCTGGAGACCCTGCAGCATATCCGCGCCGCCAATCCGAAGCAGCTCATCATCTTTATGACAGCCTTCGGCACGGCGCAGACCGCGATCGAGGCCATGAAGTTCGGCGCCTTCGATTACGTGGTGAAGCCCTTCGATCCGCCCAAGCTGCTGGCCCTGGTCGAGAGCGCCCTGCGCACCCAGGCCGACAGCAAGTCCGCCGCCGGCTACAAGCCCGTCATCAACACCGACGAGCACAAGGAGGGCATCGTCGGCGCCTCGGGCGCCATGCAGCAGGTCTTCAAGATCATCGGCCAGTTCGCCGCCAGCGACGCCTCGGTGATGATCACCGGCGAGAGCGGCACCGGCAAGGAACTGGTCGCTCGCAGCCTCCACCGCCACAGCCACCGCGCCGGCAAGCCCTACGTGGCGGTCAACTGCGCGGCCATCCCCGAGAACCTGATCGAGAGCGAACTCTTCGGCCACGAGCGCGGCTCGTTCACCGGCGCCACCGCCCAGCGCCTCGGCAAGTTCGAGCAGTGCGACGGCGGCACCATCTTCCTCGACGAAATCGGCGACATGACGCCGACCACGCAGACCAAGATCCTGCGCGTCCTGCAGGAGGGTGACATCCAGCGCGTCGGCGGCGTGGACACCATCAAGGTGAACGTCCGCGTGGTCGCCGCCACCAACAAGGACCTCGAGGCCCTCGTCCGCGAAAAGAAGTTCCGCGAGGATCTCTATTACCGGCTGAACGTCGTGCGCGTGAAATTGCCCCCGCTGCGCGAGCGCACGGAGGACGTGCCCCAGATCGTGGATTTCTTTGTGCAGAACCTGGCCAAGGCGAAAAAGGTCAAGGCTCGCAAGGTCGCCCCCGAGGCACTCGCCCTGCTCAACGCCTATCCCTGGCCCGGCAACGTCCGCGAACTTGAGAATGTCGTCTACCGCAGCGCCGTCGCCGCGACCGGCGACACCATCCTGCCGAAGGACCTGCCCGACGAGGTGCGTGAGCCGAATGCCAGCACGCCCGTCATCGGTGAATCCCTCACGCCCCTCTACGACCGGTTGGCCAAGGCGCTGCGCGCCCAGCATCCGGGCGAAGAATTGGCCACGCTGGTCGAGGCCATGGAATCACGCCTGCCCGAGGGCGCGGCCGCCAAGGCCGCCCCGAAAAAGCGGGCCAAGAAAACCGAGTAA
- the galE gene encoding UDP-glucose 4-epimerase GalE, whose amino-acid sequence MKVLVAGGAGYIGSHCVKQLLAAGHEPVVLDNLVYGHRAAVAPAIRFHEVNLGDKAAIDRVLAAERPDVVMHFAAFAYVGESVTDPLKYYHNNVAATLNLLDSMLRHGVRKFVFSSTCATYGIPDRMPITEALLQRPINPYGQTKLDVENMLKSLAPATGLSFAAFRYFNAAGAAEDGSIGEDHTPESHLIPLAIGAAQGLRPELQIFGNDYPTPDGTCLRDYVHVDDLSRAHIAAFPLLETAGAQHFYNLGTGTPTSVLEVIQAVEKVSGLKVPAKFAPRRAGDPPALYADATKARTELGWTPRFQTIQPIVETAWRWHQAKPKGYGDR is encoded by the coding sequence ATGAAAGTCCTCGTCGCTGGCGGAGCAGGTTATATCGGCAGTCACTGCGTGAAACAGCTCCTGGCTGCGGGCCACGAGCCCGTGGTGCTCGACAACCTCGTCTACGGCCACCGCGCCGCCGTCGCCCCGGCCATCCGCTTCCATGAGGTGAACCTCGGCGACAAGGCCGCGATCGACCGCGTGCTGGCCGCCGAGCGGCCTGACGTTGTCATGCATTTTGCCGCCTTTGCGTACGTCGGTGAGTCGGTGACGGACCCTCTCAAGTATTACCACAACAACGTGGCGGCCACGCTCAACCTACTGGATAGCATGCTCCGGCATGGCGTGCGCAAATTCGTGTTTTCCTCGACCTGCGCCACCTACGGCATTCCCGACCGGATGCCGATCACCGAGGCGTTGCTGCAGCGCCCGATCAATCCCTACGGCCAGACCAAGCTGGACGTGGAGAACATGCTGAAATCCCTCGCCCCCGCCACTGGGCTGAGCTTCGCGGCCTTCCGCTACTTCAACGCGGCTGGCGCCGCCGAGGACGGGTCCATCGGCGAGGACCACACCCCGGAGTCCCATCTGATCCCGTTGGCAATCGGCGCCGCGCAGGGGCTACGGCCGGAGCTCCAGATCTTCGGCAACGACTACCCCACCCCGGACGGCACCTGCCTGCGCGATTATGTCCACGTGGATGACCTGAGCCGCGCCCATATCGCCGCCTTCCCGCTGCTCGAGACCGCCGGGGCTCAGCACTTCTACAATCTGGGCACGGGCACGCCGACCTCCGTGCTGGAGGTCATCCAGGCCGTCGAGAAGGTGTCCGGCCTCAAGGTCCCCGCCAAATTTGCCCCGCGCCGCGCCGGTGATCCGCCCGCCCTGTATGCCGATGCCACGAAGGCTCGGACCGAGTTGGGCTGGACGCCGCGCTTTCAGACCATCCAGCCGATTGTCGAGACCGCGTGGCGCTGGCACCAGGCCAAGCCGAAGGGTTACGGGGACCGGTAA